The proteins below come from a single Burkholderia contaminans genomic window:
- a CDS encoding peptidoglycan DD-metalloendopeptidase family protein, with the protein MRNLLDRHASNSIQYFIGILLIAANLAEIAHAAPIETSLQRSIGQALESRSGGTLKLPARSDDSLVEAIKTDDASGWVFCTATQILREDESGDPVTKLFIARNVNGQWISGVEGSSKFGELLDAAPPTLLAADERKNLASRRASLAPRSAALPQPGLALPWEPNAGWYWTGGAHGWSGQSRPFNSLDFSGGNGRVLAARDGYLYKSCERDGSAIVKVVHDNGYATTYYHMVRLTSLNSGTRVRQGEYLGSVGNGLPCGGQTMGPHVHFSLSKDGNDVSVNGMTIGGWQFFEGTSPYSGYAVRNQRRVSPQAWLVNYGSADSGDPSTPVSARVQAPGPANLRSAPSLSAPVVGSLENGRTVQLACHQYGDSVNGNWGATRLWYRLESNQWISDGFVYTGSNDPVVPVCVN; encoded by the coding sequence ATGCGCAACTTATTAGATCGCCATGCATCGAATTCGATTCAATACTTCATTGGAATCCTGCTGATTGCGGCCAACCTTGCCGAAATCGCGCATGCGGCGCCAATCGAGACGTCGTTGCAACGCTCGATCGGGCAGGCGCTTGAATCCCGATCGGGTGGGACGTTGAAGCTGCCGGCCCGCTCGGACGACAGCCTGGTCGAGGCAATAAAAACAGACGACGCTTCCGGATGGGTATTTTGCACTGCGACACAAATCCTGCGCGAGGATGAATCCGGCGATCCCGTCACGAAGCTGTTCATTGCGCGCAACGTGAATGGCCAATGGATCTCGGGTGTGGAGGGCAGCAGCAAGTTCGGAGAATTGCTCGATGCGGCGCCCCCCACGCTGCTCGCGGCCGACGAGCGGAAAAACCTGGCGTCGAGACGCGCATCGCTTGCACCACGATCGGCTGCATTGCCGCAACCGGGCCTTGCGTTGCCGTGGGAACCGAATGCCGGGTGGTATTGGACGGGCGGCGCACACGGCTGGTCCGGACAAAGCAGGCCGTTTAACTCGCTCGATTTCTCGGGTGGCAACGGCCGCGTGCTGGCGGCGCGTGACGGCTATCTGTACAAGAGCTGCGAGCGCGACGGCAGCGCCATCGTGAAAGTGGTTCACGACAATGGCTATGCGACGACTTATTACCACATGGTCCGGCTGACGTCGCTGAACAGCGGTACGCGTGTCCGTCAGGGGGAATATCTCGGCAGCGTCGGAAACGGCCTGCCGTGCGGCGGACAAACGATGGGGCCGCATGTTCACTTTTCACTGAGCAAGGATGGCAACGACGTGTCCGTCAATGGCATGACGATCGGCGGCTGGCAATTCTTCGAGGGCACTTCGCCGTATTCCGGATACGCGGTTCGCAATCAGCGGCGCGTCTCCCCGCAGGCATGGCTGGTCAACTACGGGAGCGCGGATTCCGGCGATCCGTCCACGCCCGTCAGCGCGCGTGTACAGGCACCGGGCCCGGCGAATCTGCGCAGCGCGCCTTCATTGTCGGCGCCGGTCGTCGGTTCGCTCGAGAATGGGCGCACCGTGCAGCTCGCTTGTCACCAGTACGGCGATTCCGTGAATGGCAACTGGGGCGCCACGCGGCTTTGGTATCGACTCGAATCAAATCAATGGATATCAGACGGATTCGTCTATACCGGCAGCAACGACCCGGTGGTGCCGGTATGCGTGAATTAG
- a CDS encoding SMI1/KNR4 family protein: protein MQSETIPVEDALTRVTAADVFAPENVPPVPLAAVEGYAMRASDTAHAAQGAPVELEFQFSRRALASPAGSPAARAIGAQCAVDVPPYFPLPENADAVVPKSDLEVSYRGARSFLLLHAPLSAGQHVIAPGSEFRQGGLLLPRGSRITAERQIALTAAGVRDIEVTKRPRIGVVIAGYEQCAPRTVRERWQRPDTSGPYIRAVLQRWGYEVGSVEYIEPPDMARPPLEVQQNEYAFKKKLAELAQRYDLIVGAGLPAVPPFRNLGLNMPLVYAYDETTVDIKQTPADRFNFGRSDNRSPPKKTMLTLTRPDGTQGGTTLLTSYDQATLINLPGHTSAVAMLMHAIMPRVLDSLEHASTPGPHWESGIVDHGVERDARLNAMRWGNLHRGVDGNLVVRLLPSDADGLISGVVRADVLVAIPSGEFPLAAGASVLFLRLDRDLASEPPRPVAAAVEAATPSPVVDARVTTRNIDDARSIDLRDTWRQLEAAFAADASRLPGGLNGPASDDEIAALQTALRTQLPDAFVDSLRIHDGQADSGNEFSGSDALLSAHEILAQWRIWKGLVDGGDFDGMESEPDPGIRDDWYNLKWIPFTHDGSGNHLCIDLDPAEGGFPGQVIRVWHDDARRERIAGSFSAWLARVADEGQSS from the coding sequence ATGCAATCCGAGACGATTCCGGTCGAGGATGCGCTGACGCGCGTGACGGCGGCGGACGTTTTCGCGCCCGAGAATGTTCCGCCCGTTCCGCTTGCTGCGGTCGAAGGCTATGCGATGCGCGCATCCGATACCGCGCATGCCGCGCAGGGTGCACCGGTCGAGCTCGAATTCCAGTTCAGCCGGCGCGCGCTTGCCTCGCCGGCCGGCAGTCCGGCGGCTCGCGCAATCGGCGCGCAGTGTGCGGTCGATGTCCCACCGTATTTCCCGCTGCCGGAAAATGCCGATGCCGTCGTCCCGAAAAGCGACCTCGAGGTTTCGTACCGTGGCGCTCGATCGTTTCTGCTGCTGCATGCGCCGCTATCCGCCGGCCAGCATGTGATCGCACCGGGCAGCGAATTTCGGCAAGGCGGCCTGCTCCTGCCCAGGGGCAGCCGGATAACCGCCGAACGGCAGATCGCGCTGACGGCCGCAGGCGTACGCGACATCGAGGTGACGAAACGGCCGCGCATCGGCGTGGTGATCGCCGGGTATGAGCAGTGCGCACCCCGCACCGTTCGCGAGCGCTGGCAGCGGCCCGACACGAGCGGACCGTACATCCGGGCGGTACTGCAGCGCTGGGGATACGAGGTGGGTTCGGTCGAGTACATCGAGCCGCCGGACATGGCGCGGCCGCCGCTTGAGGTGCAGCAGAACGAATACGCGTTCAAGAAGAAACTGGCCGAGCTCGCGCAGCGTTACGACCTGATCGTCGGTGCCGGGCTGCCTGCCGTGCCGCCCTTTCGGAATCTGGGGCTGAATATGCCGTTGGTGTACGCCTACGACGAAACGACTGTCGACATCAAGCAAACGCCAGCCGATCGCTTCAACTTCGGACGCAGCGACAATCGCTCGCCGCCGAAGAAAACCATGCTGACGCTCACGCGCCCGGACGGTACGCAAGGCGGGACGACGCTCCTGACCAGCTACGATCAGGCCACGCTGATCAACCTGCCGGGCCACACGAGCGCAGTGGCGATGCTGATGCACGCGATCATGCCGCGTGTGCTCGATTCACTCGAGCACGCGTCAACACCGGGGCCTCATTGGGAGTCCGGGATCGTCGACCACGGCGTCGAGCGCGATGCCCGACTGAACGCGATGCGATGGGGCAATCTGCATCGCGGCGTCGACGGAAACCTGGTCGTTCGCCTGTTGCCGTCCGATGCCGACGGGCTGATCAGCGGCGTCGTTCGTGCCGATGTGCTCGTCGCGATCCCCTCCGGGGAGTTTCCCCTGGCAGCAGGGGCGTCCGTGCTGTTCCTGCGTCTCGACCGCGACCTCGCCAGTGAACCGCCGCGCCCCGTGGCGGCAGCCGTCGAGGCGGCCACACCGTCACCGGTGGTCGACGCCCGCGTGACGACCCGCAATATCGACGACGCGCGCAGCATCGATCTTCGCGATACATGGCGGCAGCTCGAAGCGGCCTTCGCCGCCGACGCGTCACGTCTGCCGGGTGGCCTCAACGGGCCGGCGTCCGACGACGAGATCGCAGCCTTGCAGACTGCGCTGAGAACGCAACTGCCTGACGCATTCGTCGACAGCCTGCGCATTCACGATGGCCAGGCCGATTCGGGGAATGAATTTTCCGGAAGTGATGCGCTGCTGAGCGCGCACGAGATCCTCGCGCAATGGCGTATCTGGAAAGGTCTCGTCGACGGAGGCGATTTCGACGGTATGGAATCGGAGCCGGATCCGGGCATCAGGGACGACTGGTACAACCTGAAGTGGATTCCGTTCACGCATGACGGCAGCGGCAACCATCTGTGTATCGACCTCGATCCCGCGGAAGGCGGTTTCCCGGGGCAAGTGATTCGGGTCTGGCATGATGACGCGCGACGCGAGCGCATCGCCGGGAGCTTTTCGGCGTGGCTTGCCCGCGTCGCCGACGAGGGGCAATCAAGCTGA
- a CDS encoding GNAT family N-acetyltransferase produces MPLILRRAISDDAAEVAEVYLRSRNTLASYAPLAHSEAAVREWIANMLVPSGNVTVAVNDNRIVGMAVHVVADGVAWLDQLYVHPEFKRQGIGSALLESVKSQTVGKLQLYTFQMNRDAAAFYERQGFVAIAYSDGSRNEEGCPDVLYCLTR; encoded by the coding sequence ATGCCCTTGATCTTGCGTCGAGCGATTTCAGATGATGCCGCGGAGGTAGCCGAAGTCTATCTACGGTCGCGCAACACGCTGGCATCGTATGCGCCGCTGGCGCATTCGGAAGCCGCCGTCCGCGAATGGATTGCCAACATGCTTGTGCCGTCGGGCAACGTCACCGTTGCCGTGAACGATAACCGCATCGTCGGCATGGCCGTGCACGTTGTTGCTGATGGCGTGGCATGGCTTGACCAGTTGTATGTGCACCCCGAATTCAAGCGGCAAGGGATTGGTTCCGCGCTCCTCGAATCGGTGAAGTCGCAGACGGTTGGCAAGCTCCAGCTCTACACGTTCCAGATGAATCGCGATGCTGCTGCGTTTTACGAGCGGCAGGGGTTCGTTGCAATTGCATACAGCGACGGAAGCAGGAACGAGGAAGGGTGTCCTGACGTCTTGTACTGCCTGACCCGGTAG
- a CDS encoding AraC family transcriptional regulator has translation MKVEGRGHGKANERNATAAPKRAGNAPVTKSTDPRDYQHAPGVAAVMPKAFPDGFVVAEHRHPRAQLVYTTTGIAEVVACQSLWMIPPHRALWIPPDLPHAMRAHGQLEMRSAYVDPQAYRSTTPDQPSLVNVSPLLRELIVRASSFPVEIPPDGRDDLVIQLMLAEIEWSPEQPLRLPSGQDRRLARVCDAILANPADQRTLTEWADEVGASSRTLARLFTAETGLSFSQWRQQARISAARPLLASGRSVIAVAAELGYETTSAFSTVFRRFAGMTPSAYAKLSDSA, from the coding sequence ATGAAGGTCGAAGGGCGCGGCCACGGAAAAGCGAACGAGCGAAACGCAACGGCAGCCCCGAAGCGTGCCGGTAATGCACCCGTCACGAAGAGCACCGACCCGCGCGACTACCAGCATGCACCCGGCGTCGCCGCCGTCATGCCGAAAGCCTTCCCCGACGGCTTCGTCGTCGCAGAGCACCGGCACCCGCGCGCACAACTCGTCTACACGACGACCGGCATCGCCGAAGTCGTCGCGTGCCAGTCGCTCTGGATGATCCCGCCGCATCGCGCACTCTGGATTCCGCCCGACCTGCCGCACGCGATGCGCGCCCACGGGCAGCTCGAAATGCGTAGCGCCTACGTCGACCCGCAAGCGTACCGATCGACAACCCCGGATCAGCCGAGCCTGGTCAACGTGTCGCCGCTGCTGCGTGAACTGATCGTGCGCGCGTCGTCTTTCCCGGTCGAGATCCCTCCCGACGGCCGCGACGATCTCGTCATCCAGCTCATGCTCGCCGAAATCGAGTGGTCGCCCGAGCAACCGTTGCGGCTGCCGTCCGGCCAGGACCGGCGCCTTGCCCGCGTCTGCGACGCGATTCTGGCGAATCCGGCCGACCAGCGAACGCTGACGGAATGGGCCGATGAAGTCGGTGCGTCGAGCCGGACCCTGGCCCGGCTGTTTACCGCCGAAACCGGCCTGTCGTTCAGCCAGTGGCGCCAGCAGGCCCGGATTTCGGCCGCGCGCCCGCTGCTGGCATCGGGCCGCTCCGTGATCGCCGTCGCGGCCGAACTCGGCTACGAAACCACGAGCGCTTTCTCGACCGTGTTTCGGCGGTTTGCCGGCATGACGCCGAGCGCTTACGCGAAACTGTCCGATTCCGCGTAG
- a CDS encoding alpha/beta hydrolase, whose product MTRHDIEFQSEGATLRGWYYEPAQRIADTATYPAIVMAHGFSGVKEQYLDRYAEVFAAGGFGVLLYDHRNFGASDGYPRQEIDPVQQKRGYRDAISYLLTRPDVDAERIGIWGTSYSGGHVLEVAAIDRRVKCVVSQVPTISGYQSALRRTRSDLVPAALARFDEDRRQRFAGGAPAMLPAVSADPATACAMAGADAYRFFTESAAQFAPNWKNEVTLRSAELSRENEPGQYVDRISPTPLLMIVADQDLLTPTDLCLNAWGSALEPKRLLMIKGGHFTPYIEHFEATSQAAVEWFTLHLRGTR is encoded by the coding sequence ATGACGCGACACGACATCGAATTCCAGTCCGAAGGTGCCACGCTGCGAGGCTGGTACTACGAGCCGGCGCAGCGCATCGCCGATACCGCGACGTATCCGGCCATCGTGATGGCGCACGGCTTCTCCGGCGTAAAGGAACAGTATCTGGACCGCTATGCCGAGGTGTTTGCCGCCGGCGGCTTTGGCGTGCTGCTCTACGATCACCGGAATTTCGGCGCGAGCGACGGCTACCCGCGGCAGGAGATCGACCCCGTGCAACAGAAGCGCGGCTATCGCGATGCGATCAGCTATCTGCTCACTCGCCCGGATGTCGACGCCGAGCGCATCGGCATCTGGGGCACCAGCTACAGCGGCGGCCACGTGCTCGAAGTGGCGGCGATCGACCGGCGCGTCAAATGCGTGGTGTCGCAGGTGCCGACGATCAGCGGCTATCAATCGGCGTTGCGCCGTACGCGTTCCGATCTGGTGCCGGCAGCGCTGGCTCGCTTCGATGAGGATCGCAGGCAGCGATTCGCGGGCGGCGCGCCGGCGATGTTGCCGGCTGTCAGCGCCGATCCCGCGACCGCCTGTGCGATGGCCGGTGCGGATGCATACCGGTTCTTCACCGAGTCGGCAGCGCAGTTCGCCCCGAACTGGAAAAACGAAGTGACGCTGCGCAGCGCCGAGCTGTCGCGCGAGAACGAGCCGGGCCAGTATGTCGATCGCATCTCGCCCACCCCGTTGCTGATGATCGTGGCCGACCAGGATCTGCTGACGCCCACCGACCTTTGCCTCAACGCGTGGGGAAGTGCGCTGGAGCCGAAGCGGCTGCTCATGATCAAGGGTGGGCACTTCACGCCGTATATCGAGCACTTCGAAGCAACCAGCCAGGCGGCAGTGGAATGGTTCACGCTGCATTTGCGCGGCACGCGTTGA
- a CDS encoding VOC family protein translates to MFDHVKFGVTDFAASKAFFLSALEPLGVVVQGEGEPSYGIEISPPGKPSLCLFQTSEKPAHLHIAFVADNRQQVDAFYRAALAAGGKGHGAPGLRPHYHANYYAAFVIGPDGHNIEVVCHQAEG, encoded by the coding sequence ATGTTTGACCATGTCAAATTCGGCGTGACCGACTTTGCAGCCAGCAAGGCGTTTTTCCTGAGTGCACTCGAGCCGCTTGGCGTCGTGGTGCAGGGCGAGGGCGAGCCGTCGTACGGTATCGAGATCTCTCCGCCGGGCAAGCCGTCGTTGTGCCTGTTCCAGACCTCGGAGAAACCGGCGCACCTTCACATCGCGTTCGTGGCCGACAACCGGCAGCAAGTCGACGCGTTCTATCGCGCGGCGCTGGCGGCCGGCGGGAAGGGCCATGGCGCGCCGGGGCTGCGGCCGCACTATCACGCGAATTACTACGCGGCGTTCGTCATCGGGCCGGATGGGCACAATATCGAGGTGGTTTGCCATCAGGCGGAGGGGTGA
- a CDS encoding GNAT family N-acetyltransferase — protein MTPRSIRRATADDVPALTQIRNDAHAKKLTYDDHVWGKEGDGFSEAWVRNNVSQKDVYVVEVDGALAGTFSLAFDEDTHWGPQEPIAGYVHGLCVREGFNGQGLGSFMLDWCGRKVSSLNRRFVRLDCAVENVTLCAYYESLGFIRVGLKPDGIVWSLYERAAE, from the coding sequence ATGACCCCGAGAAGCATCCGCAGGGCAACGGCGGACGACGTACCGGCGCTGACGCAGATCCGGAATGACGCGCACGCGAAGAAGCTCACATACGACGACCATGTGTGGGGCAAGGAAGGCGACGGATTTTCCGAGGCGTGGGTACGCAACAACGTGTCCCAAAAAGACGTGTATGTCGTCGAAGTGGACGGCGCGTTGGCCGGAACGTTCTCGCTCGCCTTCGACGAGGACACGCACTGGGGGCCGCAGGAACCGATCGCCGGCTATGTGCACGGGCTGTGCGTGAGGGAAGGTTTCAACGGGCAAGGGCTCGGCAGCTTCATGCTCGACTGGTGCGGGCGCAAGGTGAGCAGCCTGAACCGGCGTTTCGTTCGACTCGATTGCGCCGTGGAGAACGTGACGCTCTGCGCTTACTACGAGTCGCTGGGCTTCATTCGCGTCGGGTTGAAACCGGACGGGATCGTCTGGTCACTGTACGAAAGGGCGGCTGAGTAG
- a CDS encoding LysR substrate-binding domain-containing protein — protein MTFDANDVVRRLGARLKMRHLVLLLQIQQHRSLTRVAEHMASSQPAVTNALSELESMFGTPLFERSSRGMRPTALGAVVLERAKAMIKDLDHLAREMEAVAAGHAAHLHIGVIPFISGQMLSAALKRLQARMERRLTVTIHEGTSDQLLMQLRDHGVDIVIGRASSAIDLGQVSFEVLYQQQPRVIASRRLAAKLARTALDWHKLHALDWILGAPHTPMREQVTDLFLSAGIAPPVPIVESYSSKLIGEMIASSDEAVSIVPADIAEELVRIAGVAIVPYSLVWTLPPIALFTRAADSRSPARDLLVDALREVCRETYGDAQR, from the coding sequence ATGACTTTTGACGCAAACGACGTGGTCAGGCGGCTGGGCGCCCGCTTGAAGATGCGGCATCTGGTGTTGCTGCTGCAGATCCAGCAGCACCGGTCGCTGACGCGCGTCGCGGAGCACATGGCCAGCAGCCAGCCCGCCGTGACGAATGCGCTGTCCGAGCTGGAGAGCATGTTCGGCACGCCGCTGTTCGAGCGCTCGTCGCGCGGCATGCGGCCCACCGCGCTCGGCGCGGTCGTGCTCGAACGGGCGAAGGCGATGATCAAGGATCTCGACCACCTCGCCCGCGAGATGGAGGCCGTCGCCGCCGGGCATGCGGCCCACCTGCACATCGGCGTGATCCCGTTCATTTCCGGGCAGATGCTGTCGGCGGCGCTCAAGCGGCTGCAGGCGCGCATGGAAAGGCGCCTGACCGTGACGATTCACGAAGGCACCAGCGATCAACTGCTGATGCAGCTCAGGGACCACGGCGTCGACATCGTGATCGGGCGGGCCTCGTCGGCGATCGACCTGGGCCAGGTTTCCTTCGAAGTGCTGTACCAGCAGCAGCCGCGCGTGATCGCGAGCCGGCGCCTTGCCGCGAAACTGGCCCGCACCGCGCTCGACTGGCACAAGCTGCACGCGCTCGACTGGATTCTCGGCGCGCCGCATACGCCGATGCGCGAACAGGTGACCGACCTGTTCCTGTCGGCCGGCATCGCACCGCCCGTCCCGATCGTCGAAAGTTACTCGTCCAAGCTGATCGGCGAAATGATCGCGTCGAGCGACGAGGCCGTCTCGATCGTGCCCGCCGATATCGCGGAAGAACTGGTGCGGATCGCCGGCGTGGCGATCGTGCCGTACTCGCTGGTATGGACGCTTCCACCCATCGCGCTGTTTACCCGCGCCGCCGATTCGCGCTCGCCCGCACGGGATCTGCTCGTCGACGCGTTGCGCGAGGTTTGCAGGGAGACTTACGGGGACGCGCAGCGGTAG
- a CDS encoding NADP-dependent malic enzyme — MKQTETQQQAAFDYHEFPTPGKISVVASKPLVTQRDLALAYTPGVAGVCEAIAADPLQAHRFTSRGNLVGVITNGTAVLGLGNIGPLASKPVMEGKAVLFKKFAGIDVFDIEINETDPDKLVDIIAGLEPTFGGINLEDIKAPECFTVEQKLRDRMKIPVFHDDQHGTAITVSAAFINGLKVVGKSIKEVKVVTSGAGAAALACLDLLVDLGLPVENVWVTDIEGVVYRGRTTLMDPAKSRFAQETDARKLADVIGGADVFLGLSVGGILTAEMLKQMAARPLILALANPTPEIFPELAHATRDDVVIATGRSDYPNQVNNVLCFPYIFRGALDVGATTITREMEIAAVHAIAGLAEEEQNEVVAAAYGAYDVSFGAQYLIPKPFDPRLIVRIAPAVAKAAMEGGVAKRPLTDLDAYVEQLQQFVYHSGAFMKPLFATARRLVRDGGKARIVFTEGEDERVLRAVQVIVDEKLARPILVGRPEVLLARIERFGLRIRLGQDVEVTNPEYDERFPQYWTKYWELRCRDGISKEMARVEMRRRLTLIGAMMVRLGDADGMICGTVGEYHNHLRFVDEVIGKKPGASTYAAMNVLLLDQRTVALVDTHVNDNPDAEQIAEFTIAAARQMEWLNLTPKVALLSRSNFGSGSAASGVKMRRALEIVREQAPDIEADGEMHGDCALDEGLRAKLLPMSPLKGAANLLVCPNVDAGNIAYNLLKTEAGSNVAVGPFLLGVNAPVNILTSSATVRRIVNMAALTVIEANRGVAG, encoded by the coding sequence ATGAAACAGACAGAGACACAGCAGCAGGCCGCGTTCGACTATCACGAATTTCCGACCCCGGGAAAGATCTCGGTCGTCGCCAGCAAGCCGCTCGTGACCCAGCGCGATCTCGCGCTGGCGTACACGCCCGGCGTGGCGGGCGTATGCGAGGCCATCGCCGCCGATCCGCTGCAGGCGCACCGTTTCACGAGCCGCGGCAACCTGGTGGGCGTGATCACGAACGGCACGGCCGTGCTGGGCCTGGGCAACATCGGCCCGCTCGCGTCCAAGCCGGTCATGGAAGGCAAGGCCGTGCTGTTCAAGAAGTTCGCGGGGATCGACGTGTTCGACATCGAGATCAACGAAACCGATCCGGACAAGCTGGTCGACATCATCGCCGGTCTCGAGCCGACCTTCGGCGGCATCAACCTCGAGGACATCAAGGCCCCCGAGTGCTTCACGGTCGAGCAGAAGCTGCGCGATCGCATGAAGATCCCGGTTTTCCACGACGATCAGCACGGCACCGCCATCACCGTCTCGGCCGCGTTCATCAACGGGCTGAAGGTGGTCGGGAAGTCCATCAAGGAGGTGAAGGTCGTGACGTCGGGCGCCGGTGCGGCCGCGCTCGCCTGCCTGGACCTGCTGGTCGACCTCGGGCTGCCGGTCGAAAACGTCTGGGTGACCGACATCGAAGGCGTCGTCTATCGCGGCCGGACCACGCTGATGGACCCGGCCAAGTCGCGCTTCGCGCAGGAAACCGATGCGCGCAAGCTGGCCGACGTGATCGGCGGCGCAGACGTGTTCCTGGGCCTGTCGGTGGGCGGCATCCTCACCGCGGAGATGCTCAAGCAGATGGCGGCGCGCCCGCTGATTCTCGCGCTGGCCAACCCGACGCCGGAAATCTTCCCGGAACTGGCGCATGCGACGCGTGACGACGTCGTCATCGCGACGGGTCGCTCGGACTACCCGAACCAGGTCAACAACGTCCTCTGCTTCCCGTACATCTTCCGCGGCGCGCTGGACGTGGGCGCGACGACGATCACCCGTGAAATGGAGATCGCCGCCGTTCACGCGATCGCCGGGCTGGCCGAGGAAGAGCAGAACGAAGTCGTCGCGGCGGCCTACGGCGCGTACGACGTGTCGTTCGGCGCGCAATACCTGATTCCGAAGCCGTTCGACCCGCGCCTGATCGTGCGGATCGCGCCGGCGGTGGCCAAGGCGGCGATGGAGGGCGGCGTGGCGAAGCGCCCGCTGACCGATCTCGATGCGTACGTCGAGCAACTGCAGCAATTCGTCTACCATTCCGGCGCGTTCATGAAGCCGCTGTTCGCGACGGCGCGTCGCCTGGTGCGCGACGGCGGCAAGGCGCGGATCGTCTTTACCGAAGGCGAGGACGAGCGCGTGCTGCGCGCGGTGCAGGTGATCGTCGACGAGAAGCTGGCGCGGCCGATCCTGGTCGGGCGCCCGGAAGTGCTGCTGGCGCGCATCGAGCGATTCGGCCTGCGGATCCGGCTCGGTCAGGATGTCGAAGTGACCAATCCGGAATATGACGAGCGCTTCCCGCAGTACTGGACGAAGTACTGGGAGCTGCGCTGCCGGGACGGCATCTCGAAGGAGATGGCGCGGGTCGAGATGCGCCGCCGCCTGACGCTGATCGGCGCCATGATGGTGCGGCTCGGCGATGCGGACGGGATGATCTGCGGGACGGTGGGCGAGTATCACAATCACCTGCGGTTCGTGGACGAAGTGATCGGCAAGAAGCCGGGGGCTTCGACCTACGCGGCGATGAATGTCCTGTTGCTCGATCAGCGGACGGTCGCGCTGGTGGATACGCACGTGAACGACAACCCCGATGCGGAGCAGATTGCTGAATTCACGATCGCGGCGGCGCGGCAGATGGAATGGCTCAATTTGACGCCGAAAGTCGCGCTGCTGTCGCGGTCGAATTTCGGGTCGGGGAGCGCGGCTTCGGGCGTGAAGATGCGCCGGGCGCTGGAGATCGTCCGGGAACAGGCGCCGGATATCGAGGCGGATGGCGAGATGCATGGCGACTGCGCGCTCGATGAAGGGCTGCGGGCGAAGCTGCTGCCGATGTCGCCGTTGAAGGGGGCGGCGAATTTGCTGGTTTGTCCGAATGTGGATGCGGGGAATATTGCTTACAACCTGCTCAAGACCGAGGCGGGGAGCAATGTGGCGGTGGGGCCGTTCTTGTTGGGCGTCAACGCACCGGTGAACATTCTTACTTCCAGCGCCACCGTGCGGCGGATCGTGAATATGGCCGCGCTGACGGTGATTGAGGCGAATCGGGGTGTGGCGGGCTGA